In one window of Burkholderia cenocepacia DNA:
- the dnaB gene encoding replicative DNA helicase — translation MNAPQDPQIESLKVPPHSVEAEQSVLGGLLLDNAAWDRIADFLSQGDFYRYDHRIIYEHIGRLIASTRPADVVTVYEALTTSGKADDVGGLAYLNALAQNTPSAANIRRYAEIVRDRAVLRRLVSVADEISADAFNPQGKEVRQLLDEAESKVFSIAEEGARGNQGFLEIGPLLTQVVERIDTLYHTANPSDVTGTPTGFVDLDRMTSGMHGGELIIVAGRPSMGKAQPLDARVRTLTGWKPMGELTVGDALASVDGAPSIVTGIYPQGERQVYRVRFSDGRSAECCDEHLWCVHFREWEKPRVLSTAEIRTLLTRERYRNRLWIDMPSGEFGHREVLPVDPWVLGALLGDGALGGTAVRFSVKAEETLNRMRERVDASLELEYAGQYDWRIKRRPSTATAARPSANPLKAALEQLGVWGRTSYDKFIPRLYLDADKDTRLDVLRGLLDADGWVESWGTVRYSTASAQLASDVRELARSLGAWCQVAEKATSFTVDGERKAGATAYICTISHPDPQNLFLFEGKRERLTAGRTRRKLPVITGIEPSRRTATQCISVSHPSRLYVTDDYVVTHNTAFSMNIGEYVAVEYGLPVAVFSMEMPGTQLVMRMLGSIGRLDQHRMRTGRLTDEDWPKLTHAVQKMSEAQLFIDETGGLNPMELRSRARRLARQCGKLGLIIVDYLQLMSGSSQGENRATEISEISRSLKSLAKELDVPVIALSQLNRGLEQRPNKRPVMSDLRESGAIEQDADVILFIYRDEVYNPDSPDKGTAEIIIGKQRNGPIGPVRLTFLGQYTKFDNFAGAQTFYGE, via the coding sequence ATGAACGCGCCGCAAGATCCCCAAATCGAATCGCTGAAAGTCCCGCCGCATTCGGTCGAAGCCGAGCAGTCGGTGCTCGGCGGCCTGTTGCTCGACAACGCGGCCTGGGACCGGATTGCCGATTTCCTGTCGCAAGGCGACTTCTACCGCTACGACCACCGGATCATCTACGAGCACATCGGCCGCCTGATCGCGTCGACGCGCCCGGCCGACGTCGTGACCGTGTACGAAGCGCTGACCACGTCCGGCAAGGCCGACGACGTCGGCGGCCTCGCTTACCTGAACGCCCTTGCGCAGAACACGCCGAGCGCGGCGAACATCCGCCGCTACGCGGAAATCGTGCGCGACCGCGCGGTGCTGCGCCGGCTGGTGTCGGTCGCCGACGAGATCTCGGCCGACGCGTTCAATCCGCAGGGCAAGGAAGTCCGCCAGCTGCTCGACGAAGCCGAGTCGAAGGTGTTCTCGATCGCCGAAGAGGGCGCGCGCGGCAACCAGGGCTTCCTCGAGATCGGCCCGCTGCTCACGCAGGTGGTCGAGCGCATCGACACGCTGTACCACACCGCGAACCCGAGCGACGTCACCGGCACGCCGACGGGCTTCGTCGACCTCGACCGGATGACGTCCGGGATGCACGGCGGCGAACTGATCATCGTCGCGGGGCGCCCGTCGATGGGTAAGGCGCAGCCGCTCGACGCGCGCGTCAGGACGTTGACGGGCTGGAAGCCGATGGGCGAACTGACGGTCGGTGATGCGCTCGCTTCGGTCGACGGCGCACCGTCGATCGTGACCGGCATCTACCCGCAGGGCGAACGCCAGGTGTATCGGGTCCGCTTTTCGGATGGGCGTTCGGCCGAATGCTGCGACGAACACCTGTGGTGCGTCCATTTCCGCGAGTGGGAAAAGCCCCGTGTGCTGTCGACCGCGGAGATTCGCACGTTGCTGACGCGCGAACGCTACCGGAACCGGTTGTGGATCGACATGCCGAGCGGCGAGTTTGGTCATCGCGAGGTGCTGCCGGTTGACCCGTGGGTACTCGGCGCGCTGCTGGGCGACGGTGCGCTCGGCGGGACTGCCGTGCGTTTCAGCGTGAAGGCCGAGGAAACGTTGAACCGGATGCGCGAGCGTGTCGACGCGTCGCTCGAACTTGAATACGCGGGCCAGTACGACTGGCGCATCAAGCGCCGGCCGTCGACGGCCACCGCGGCCCGGCCGTCCGCCAACCCGCTCAAGGCTGCGCTCGAGCAACTCGGTGTGTGGGGAAGGACGAGCTACGACAAGTTCATCCCGCGTCTCTACCTCGATGCGGACAAGGACACGCGGCTGGATGTGTTGCGCGGGCTGCTCGACGCGGATGGCTGGGTCGAATCGTGGGGTACGGTGCGTTATTCGACCGCCAGTGCGCAGTTGGCGAGCGACGTGCGCGAACTGGCGCGTTCGCTCGGTGCGTGGTGCCAGGTTGCCGAAAAGGCGACGAGCTTCACGGTCGACGGCGAACGCAAGGCCGGTGCGACGGCTTATATTTGCACGATCAGTCATCCGGATCCGCAGAACCTGTTCCTGTTCGAGGGCAAGCGCGAGCGGCTGACGGCCGGACGGACGCGCCGCAAGCTGCCGGTGATTACGGGTATCGAGCCGTCGCGCCGGACCGCCACGCAGTGCATCTCGGTTTCGCATCCGTCTCGGCTGTACGTGACCGACGATTACGTCGTCACGCACAACACGGCCTTCTCGATGAACATCGGCGAATATGTCGCGGTCGAGTACGGGTTGCCGGTCGCGGTGTTCTCGATGGAAATGCCGGGCACCCAGCTCGTGATGCGTATGCTTGGCTCGATCGGCCGGCTCGATCAGCACCGGATGCGCACGGGCCGCCTGACGGACGAGGACTGGCCGAAGCTGACGCACGCGGTGCAGAAGATGAGCGAGGCGCAGCTCTTCATCGACGAGACGGGCGGCTTGAACCCGATGGAGCTGCGCTCGCGCGCGCGACGCCTGGCGCGTCAGTGCGGCAAGCTCGGCCTGATCATCGTCGACTACCTGCAGCTGATGTCGGGTTCGTCGCAGGGCGAGAACCGCGCGACCGAAATTTCCGAAATCTCGCGATCGCTGAAGAGCCTCGCGAAGGAACTCGACGTGCCGGTGATCGCGCTGTCGCAGTTGAACCGCGGCCTCGAACAGCGTCCGAACAAGCGCCCGGTGATGTCGGATTTGCGCGAATCGGGCGCAATCGAACAGGATGCGGACGTGATCCTGTTCATTTATCGCGATGAGGTCTACAATCCGGACAGCCCTGACAAGGGGACGGCCGAAATCATCATCGGCAAGCAGCGTAACGGTCCGATCGGGCCCGTTCGGCTCACGTTCCTGGGGCAATACACGAAGTTCGACAATTTTGCCGGGGCGCAGACCTTCTACGGCGAGTAA
- the rplI gene encoding 50S ribosomal protein L9, protein MQIILLEKVANLGNLGDIVKVKDGYARNFLIPNRKARRATKEAIAEFEVRRAELEKIAAEKLAASQAVGEKLNGQSFEITQKSGVDGRLFGSVTNGDVAELLKKAGYEVEKLQVRMPEGPLKMIGEHNVQVALHTDVVVDVTINVIGDHA, encoded by the coding sequence ATGCAAATCATTCTGTTGGAAAAAGTCGCCAATCTGGGTAACCTCGGCGATATCGTCAAGGTCAAGGACGGTTACGCTCGCAACTTCCTGATCCCGAACCGCAAGGCTCGCCGTGCAACGAAGGAAGCGATCGCCGAATTCGAAGTGCGCCGCGCTGAACTCGAAAAGATCGCGGCTGAAAAGCTGGCCGCATCGCAGGCAGTCGGCGAGAAGCTGAACGGCCAGTCGTTCGAAATCACGCAGAAGTCGGGCGTCGACGGCCGTCTGTTCGGCTCGGTCACGAACGGCGACGTCGCTGAACTGCTGAAGAAGGCAGGCTACGAAGTCGAGAAGCTGCAAGTGCGCATGCCGGAAGGCCCGCTGAAGATGATCGGCGAGCACAACGTGCAAGTCGCGCTGCACACGGACGTCGTCGTCGACGTCACGATCAACGTGATCGGCGACCACGCGTAA
- the rpsR gene encoding 30S ribosomal protein S18 — MARPTGKKFDKRRQQQNPLFKRKKFCRFTAAGVEQIDYKDTETLKDFIGENGKITPARLTGTKAHYQRQLDTAIKRARFLALLPYTDQHKA, encoded by the coding sequence ATGGCCCGCCCGACTGGTAAGAAATTCGACAAGCGTCGTCAGCAACAAAACCCGCTCTTCAAGCGCAAGAAGTTCTGCCGTTTCACGGCTGCAGGCGTCGAGCAGATCGACTACAAGGACACGGAAACGCTGAAGGACTTCATCGGCGAAAACGGCAAGATCACGCCGGCTCGTCTGACGGGTACGAAGGCGCACTATCAGCGTCAGCTGGATACGGCCATCAAGCGTGCGCGTTTCCTCGCGCTGCTGCCGTACACCGATCAGCACAAGGCGTAA
- the priB gene encoding primosomal replication protein N yields MNRLQLTASVVERAPVRYTPAGVPIASATLHHRTEVVEAGIPRQVEMTIEAVAAGEASGKLESREMGVETLFTGFLAKKSRNARTLVFHITALQDTGKD; encoded by the coding sequence GTGAACAGGTTGCAATTGACGGCGAGCGTCGTCGAACGCGCACCGGTGCGATATACGCCGGCCGGTGTTCCGATCGCAAGCGCCACGTTGCATCACCGCACGGAAGTCGTCGAAGCAGGCATTCCCCGTCAGGTCGAAATGACGATCGAGGCGGTGGCGGCCGGTGAGGCGAGCGGCAAGCTGGAAAGTCGTGAAATGGGCGTCGAAACGCTGTTCACGGGCTTCCTGGCCAAGAAAAGCCGCAACGCGAGAACCTTGGTGTTTCACATCACTGCATTGCAGGACACAGGAAAGGACTGA
- the rpsF gene encoding 30S ribosomal protein S6 has protein sequence MRHYEIVFIVHPDQSEQVPAMIERYKTTITTHGGQIHRVEDWGRRQLAYMIEKLAKAHYVCMNIECDQTTLDELEHAFKFNDAVLRHLIVKMKKAETGPSPMMKEVQREEAKKAAAAQPAEAQA, from the coding sequence ATGCGTCATTACGAAATCGTATTCATCGTGCACCCGGATCAAAGCGAGCAGGTGCCCGCGATGATCGAGCGTTACAAGACCACGATCACGACGCACGGCGGCCAGATCCACCGTGTCGAAGACTGGGGCCGTCGCCAGCTGGCCTACATGATCGAGAAACTCGCGAAGGCTCACTACGTCTGCATGAACATCGAGTGCGACCAGACGACGCTCGACGAACTCGAACACGCGTTCAAGTTCAACGACGCCGTGCTGCGTCACCTCATCGTCAAGATGAAGAAGGCCGAAACCGGCCCGTCGCCGATGATGAAGGAAGTTCAGCGCGAAGAAGCCAAGAAGGCGGCTGCAGCTCAGCCGGCCGAAGCGCAGGCTTAA
- a CDS encoding anti-sigma factor family protein, with amino-acid sequence MDCNEARALLDADVDRELSAPDALRVQQHVEGCDACRRERARIVTLVQAVRQADYHRAPDALRASILASLPAAADAPAHEPSRAEPQPESRPESRPAPRRPRGRDWFSWLTGRGGSARPGPAGTGTRPRAAALPGLGWGVALLMAVAAAGGMAWSARHADTDRTVDELVASHVRADLSARDIDVISTDQHTVKPWFNGRLDYAPPVEDLARSGFALVGGRLDYVGRRRVAVLVYRHRQHVVDVYVQPAGERPAAPYTTVSQGYALDRWNAAGMTWWAVTDAEPAALAAFRTALDARLAGTTSE; translated from the coding sequence ATGGACTGTAACGAAGCGCGAGCGTTGCTGGACGCGGACGTCGACCGCGAGCTGTCGGCGCCCGATGCGTTGCGGGTCCAGCAGCATGTCGAAGGGTGCGACGCGTGCCGCCGTGAACGCGCGCGGATCGTCACGCTGGTGCAGGCCGTGCGGCAGGCCGATTATCACCGCGCGCCGGACGCGCTGCGGGCGAGCATCCTCGCGAGCCTGCCGGCAGCGGCCGACGCGCCTGCTCACGAGCCGTCGCGGGCTGAGCCGCAGCCTGAGTCCCGGCCTGAGTCCCGGCCTGCGCCGCGGCGGCCGCGCGGCCGCGACTGGTTTTCGTGGCTGACCGGGCGCGGCGGGTCGGCCCGACCGGGGCCGGCCGGCACCGGCACCAGGCCGCGCGCGGCCGCGTTGCCGGGGCTCGGCTGGGGTGTCGCGTTGCTGATGGCGGTCGCGGCGGCCGGCGGAATGGCATGGTCGGCCCGCCACGCCGACACTGACCGGACGGTCGACGAGCTGGTCGCGAGCCACGTGCGGGCCGACCTGTCGGCGCGCGACATCGACGTGATCTCGACCGACCAGCACACGGTCAAGCCGTGGTTCAACGGCCGGCTCGACTATGCGCCGCCGGTCGAGGATCTCGCCAGGAGCGGCTTCGCGCTGGTCGGCGGCCGGCTCGACTACGTCGGGCGGCGCCGCGTCGCGGTGCTCGTCTACCGCCACCGGCAACACGTGGTCGATGTCTACGTGCAGCCGGCCGGGGAGCGGCCGGCTGCCCCGTACACGACCGTGTCGCAGGGCTATGCGCTCGACCGCTGGAACGCGGCCGGGATGACGTGGTGGGCCGTGACCGACGCCGAGCCGGCGGCGCTCGCGGCGTTCCGGACGGCGCTCGACGCGCGGCTCGCCGGCACGACCAGCGAATGA
- a CDS encoding RNA polymerase sigma factor — protein sequence MGQAGQAVDERAADDALARGERFRALVLPHLDAAYNLARWLSGSAGDADDVVQDACMRALRFVDSCRGDNARPWLLTIVRHTWYTEWRRRTHAHEVALPDTLDDADVPDDWQPATEDPLAHLLRGENVRLVNAALAKLPPEYREVLVLREMEDLSYREIAAIADVPVGTVMSRLARGRRKLAALLGGAPATEGRPGRAPAGGTASEAIDGL from the coding sequence GTGGGGCAAGCCGGACAGGCGGTCGATGAACGGGCGGCGGACGATGCGCTCGCGCGCGGCGAGCGGTTTCGCGCGCTCGTGCTGCCGCATCTCGACGCCGCCTACAACCTCGCGCGCTGGCTGAGCGGCAGCGCCGGCGATGCGGACGACGTCGTCCAGGATGCGTGCATGCGCGCACTGCGCTTCGTCGATTCGTGTCGCGGCGACAACGCGCGGCCGTGGCTACTGACGATCGTGCGCCACACCTGGTACACCGAATGGCGGCGGCGCACGCATGCGCACGAGGTCGCGCTGCCCGACACGCTCGACGACGCCGACGTCCCGGATGACTGGCAGCCGGCGACGGAGGACCCGCTCGCGCACCTGCTGCGCGGCGAGAACGTGCGGCTCGTGAATGCGGCGCTCGCGAAGCTGCCGCCCGAATACCGCGAAGTGCTCGTGCTGCGCGAGATGGAGGACCTGAGCTACCGCGAGATCGCGGCGATCGCGGACGTGCCGGTCGGCACGGTGATGTCGCGGCTCGCGCGCGGCCGGCGCAAGCTCGCCGCGCTGCTGGGCGGCGCGCCGGCGACCGAAGGCCGGCCGGGCCGAGCGCCGGCGGGCGGAACCGCATCGGAGGCTATCGATGGACTGTAA
- a CDS encoding substrate binding domain-containing protein, with product MDRFKQIETFVRVADAGSLAAAALEEGVSPVVLGRRIDALEKRLGVKLMYRSTRRLIVSEEGAAFLERCRGLLSEWDQAENELAAGRRAVSGHLIVSAPAAFGRKHVAPHAPGFLADKPEMQLSFNLTDRVVDLVREGYDLSIRIGGAVDPNFVAVKLASNRRVVCGTPDYFRLHGRPKSLDDLLKHNCLAFNLQGGQNRGWYFQRHGKIATMRVTGNLDCNDGELLHRWVAEGLGLGWRSTWEIAAQLETGELETVLDDYALPDYDILAVYPQQRYVPARVRYFIDYLREAYARPGYWSTTP from the coding sequence ATGGATCGTTTCAAGCAGATCGAGACGTTCGTGCGGGTGGCCGATGCCGGCAGCCTCGCGGCGGCGGCGTTGGAGGAAGGTGTGTCGCCAGTGGTGCTCGGGCGGCGCATCGACGCGCTGGAGAAGCGCCTCGGCGTGAAGCTGATGTACCGCTCGACGCGGCGGCTGATCGTCAGCGAGGAGGGCGCCGCGTTCCTCGAGCGCTGCCGCGGGCTGTTGTCCGAATGGGATCAGGCCGAGAACGAGCTCGCCGCCGGTCGGCGCGCGGTCAGCGGCCACCTGATCGTGTCGGCGCCGGCCGCGTTCGGGCGCAAGCACGTCGCGCCGCACGCGCCGGGCTTCCTCGCCGACAAGCCGGAAATGCAGCTGTCGTTCAACCTGACCGATCGCGTCGTCGATCTCGTGCGCGAGGGTTATGACCTGTCGATCCGGATCGGCGGCGCGGTCGATCCGAATTTCGTCGCGGTGAAGCTCGCGTCGAACCGGCGCGTGGTGTGCGGCACGCCCGACTATTTCCGCCTGCACGGCCGCCCGAAGTCGCTCGACGACCTGCTAAAACACAACTGCCTGGCGTTCAACCTGCAGGGCGGGCAGAACCGCGGCTGGTATTTCCAGCGCCACGGCAAGATCGCGACGATGCGCGTGACCGGCAATCTCGACTGCAACGACGGCGAGTTGCTGCACCGCTGGGTGGCCGAGGGGCTCGGGCTCGGCTGGCGCTCGACGTGGGAAATCGCCGCGCAACTCGAAACGGGCGAGCTCGAGACCGTACTCGACGACTATGCGCTGCCGGACTACGACATCCTCGCGGTCTACCCGCAGCAGCGCTATGTACCGGCGCGCGTGCGCTACTTCATCGACTACCTGCGCGAAGCGTATGCGCGCCCCGGCTACTGGAGCACCACGCCGTAA
- the gcl gene encoding glyoxylate carboligase produces MAKMRAVDAAVLVLEKEGIQTAFGVPGAAINPFYSAMRKSGGISHVLARHVEGASHMAEGFTRAAPGNIGVCIGTSGPAGTDMITGLYSASADSIPILAITGQAPRARLYKEDFQAVDIESIAKPVTKWAVTVREPALVPRVFQQAFHLMRSGRPGPVLVDLPIDVQLAEIEFDIDTYEPLPVYKPAATRAQIEKALAMLNDADKPLIVSGGGVLNAAAEDLLVQFAETVGVPVIPTLMSWGAIADDHPLMAGMVGLQTSHRYGNATLLASDFVLGIGNRWANRHTGSVDVYTKGRKFVHVDIEPTQIGRVFGPDLGIVSDAKAALELFVAVAREWKAAGKLKDRSAWVADCQARKRTLQRKTHFDNVPVKPQRVYEEMNKVFGRDTCYVSTIGLSQIAAAQFLHVFKARNWINCGQAGPLGWTIPAALGVRAADPGRPIVALSGDYDFQFMIEELAAGAQFKLPYVHVVVNNSYLGLIRQAQRAFDMDYCVQLAFDNVNAPELNGYGVDHVAVAEGLGCKALRVFKPEEIEPALRQAQTLAEEFSVPVVVEVILERVTNISMGTEIDAINEFEDLAEKAEHAPTAISMLD; encoded by the coding sequence ATGGCCAAGATGAGAGCCGTCGACGCAGCCGTACTCGTGCTCGAGAAGGAAGGCATCCAGACCGCGTTCGGCGTGCCGGGCGCCGCGATCAATCCGTTCTACTCGGCCATGCGCAAGTCGGGCGGCATCAGCCATGTGCTGGCGCGCCACGTCGAAGGCGCATCGCACATGGCCGAAGGCTTCACGCGTGCCGCCCCCGGCAACATCGGCGTGTGCATCGGCACGTCGGGCCCCGCCGGCACCGACATGATCACCGGCCTCTATTCCGCGTCCGCCGACTCGATTCCGATCCTCGCGATCACGGGCCAGGCGCCGCGCGCGCGTCTCTACAAGGAAGACTTCCAGGCCGTCGACATCGAATCGATCGCGAAACCGGTCACGAAGTGGGCCGTCACCGTGCGCGAACCGGCGCTCGTACCGCGCGTGTTCCAGCAGGCGTTCCACCTGATGCGCTCGGGCCGCCCGGGCCCCGTGCTGGTCGACCTGCCGATCGACGTGCAGCTCGCCGAAATCGAATTCGACATCGACACGTACGAACCGCTGCCGGTCTACAAGCCCGCGGCCACCCGCGCGCAGATCGAGAAGGCGCTCGCGATGCTCAACGACGCGGACAAGCCGCTGATCGTGTCGGGCGGCGGCGTGCTCAACGCGGCAGCCGAAGACCTGCTCGTGCAGTTCGCCGAAACGGTCGGCGTGCCGGTGATCCCGACGCTGATGTCGTGGGGCGCGATTGCCGACGACCACCCGCTGATGGCCGGCATGGTCGGCCTGCAGACGTCGCACCGCTACGGCAACGCGACGCTGCTCGCGTCCGACTTCGTGCTTGGCATCGGCAACCGCTGGGCGAACCGCCACACGGGCAGCGTCGACGTCTATACGAAGGGCCGCAAGTTCGTGCACGTCGATATCGAGCCGACGCAGATCGGCCGCGTGTTCGGCCCGGACCTCGGCATCGTGTCCGACGCGAAGGCGGCACTCGAACTGTTCGTCGCGGTGGCGCGGGAATGGAAGGCCGCCGGCAAGCTCAAGGACCGCAGCGCGTGGGTCGCCGACTGCCAGGCACGCAAGCGCACGCTGCAGCGCAAGACGCACTTCGACAACGTGCCGGTCAAGCCGCAACGCGTGTACGAAGAGATGAACAAGGTGTTCGGCCGCGATACCTGCTACGTCAGCACGATCGGCCTGTCGCAGATCGCCGCCGCGCAGTTCCTGCACGTGTTCAAGGCACGCAACTGGATCAACTGCGGCCAGGCCGGCCCGCTCGGCTGGACGATCCCCGCGGCGCTCGGCGTGCGTGCAGCCGACCCGGGCCGCCCGATCGTCGCGCTGTCCGGCGACTACGACTTCCAGTTCATGATCGAGGAGCTCGCGGCCGGCGCGCAATTCAAGCTGCCGTACGTGCACGTCGTCGTGAACAACTCGTACCTCGGGCTGATCCGCCAGGCGCAGCGCGCGTTCGACATGGACTACTGCGTGCAGCTCGCGTTCGACAACGTGAACGCGCCGGAACTGAACGGTTATGGCGTCGACCACGTGGCCGTCGCGGAAGGCCTCGGCTGCAAGGCGCTGCGCGTGTTCAAGCCGGAAGAGATCGAGCCGGCGCTGCGCCAGGCGCAAACGCTCGCGGAAGAGTTCAGCGTGCCGGTGGTCGTCGAAGTGATCCTCGAGCGCGTGACGAACATCTCGATGGGCACCGAAATCGACGCGATCAACGAGTTCGAGGATCTCGCCGAAAAGGCCGAACACGCACCGACCGCGATCTCGATGCTCGACTGA
- the hyi gene encoding hydroxypyruvate isomerase translates to MPKFAANLTMLFNEVPFLDRFKAAADAGFDAVEFLFPYPYAKEELAERLETHRLRLVLHNLPAGNWDQGERGIACLPDRVGEFQEGVGRAIEYAKALKVRQLNCLVGIPSASTARDKTFVTIVDNLRFAADALKREGIRLLVEPCNSFDIPGFALNRSSEGLDVIRAVGSDNLFLQYDIYHMQRMEGELAATIERNLASIGHVQLADNPGRNEPGTGEINYAFLFALLDRLGYAGYVGCEYKPRTTTTEGLGWLQSVAGCAPASARRAA, encoded by the coding sequence ATGCCGAAGTTTGCTGCAAACCTGACCATGCTGTTCAACGAAGTGCCGTTCCTCGACCGCTTCAAGGCGGCCGCGGACGCGGGCTTCGACGCCGTCGAGTTCCTGTTCCCGTACCCGTACGCGAAAGAGGAACTCGCCGAGCGGCTCGAGACGCACCGCCTGCGCCTCGTGCTGCACAACCTGCCCGCCGGCAACTGGGACCAGGGCGAGCGCGGCATCGCGTGCCTGCCCGATCGCGTCGGCGAATTCCAGGAAGGCGTCGGCCGTGCGATCGAGTACGCGAAGGCGCTGAAGGTGCGTCAGCTGAACTGCCTCGTCGGCATCCCGTCGGCGAGCACGGCGCGCGACAAGACGTTCGTGACGATCGTCGACAACCTGCGCTTCGCCGCCGATGCACTGAAGCGCGAAGGCATCCGCCTGCTCGTCGAGCCGTGCAATAGCTTCGACATCCCGGGCTTCGCGCTGAACCGCTCGTCGGAAGGGCTCGACGTGATCCGCGCGGTCGGCTCGGACAACCTGTTCCTGCAGTACGACATCTATCACATGCAACGCATGGAAGGCGAACTGGCCGCGACGATCGAACGCAATCTCGCGTCGATCGGCCACGTCCAGCTCGCGGACAACCCGGGCCGCAACGAGCCGGGCACCGGCGAGATCAACTATGCGTTCCTGTTCGCGCTGCTCGACCGGCTCGGCTATGCCGGCTACGTCGGCTGCGAATACAAGCCCCGTACCACCACGACGGAAGGCCTCGGCTGGCTGCAAAGCGTGGCCGGCTGCGCACCGGCCTCGGCGCGTCGCGCCGCCTGA
- a CDS encoding 2-hydroxy-3-oxopropionate reductase, with amino-acid sequence MATIGFIGLGIMGAHMARNLLKGDHQLVVNGAFPVPDDLRASAKVVANSTEVAQHADIIISMVPDTPDVRNVLFADDGVAKGLTAGKLVIDMSSISPLDTQAFAKQINALGCDYLDAPVSGGEVGAREATLTIMVGGPEKAFERAKPLFEKMGKNITLVGDNGAGQTCKVANQIIVALNIEAVGEALLFATRSGADPERVRQALMGGFAASRILEVHGARMTKRTFDPGFRIELHQKDLNLALDGARKLGLALPHTASAQQLFSVCASHGGKAWDHSALVRALEIMSNFEIGQTPAA; translated from the coding sequence ATGGCAACCATCGGTTTCATCGGCCTCGGCATCATGGGCGCGCACATGGCGCGCAACCTGCTCAAGGGCGATCATCAACTCGTCGTGAACGGCGCGTTCCCGGTCCCGGACGACCTGCGCGCGAGTGCCAAGGTCGTCGCGAACTCGACCGAAGTCGCACAGCACGCGGACATCATCATCTCGATGGTGCCGGACACGCCGGACGTGCGTAACGTGCTGTTCGCCGACGACGGCGTCGCGAAGGGCCTGACGGCCGGCAAGCTCGTGATCGACATGAGCTCGATCTCGCCGCTCGACACGCAGGCGTTCGCGAAGCAGATCAACGCGCTCGGCTGCGACTACCTCGACGCGCCGGTGTCCGGCGGCGAAGTCGGCGCCCGTGAAGCGACGCTGACGATCATGGTCGGCGGCCCGGAGAAGGCGTTCGAACGCGCGAAGCCGCTGTTCGAGAAGATGGGCAAGAACATCACGCTCGTCGGCGACAACGGTGCGGGCCAGACCTGCAAGGTCGCGAACCAGATCATCGTCGCGCTGAACATCGAAGCCGTTGGCGAAGCGCTGCTGTTCGCCACCCGCTCGGGCGCCGATCCGGAGCGCGTGCGCCAGGCGCTGATGGGCGGCTTCGCCGCGTCGCGCATCCTCGAAGTACACGGTGCGCGGATGACCAAGCGCACGTTCGACCCGGGCTTCCGCATCGAGCTGCACCAGAAGGACCTGAACCTCGCGCTCGACGGCGCACGCAAGCTCGGCCTTGCGCTGCCGCACACCGCGAGCGCGCAGCAGCTGTTCAGCGTGTGCGCATCGCACGGCGGCAAGGCATGGGATCACTCGGCACTCGTGCGCGCGCTCGAGATCATGTCGAACTTCGAGATCGGCCAGACGCCGGCCGCGTAA
- the lysM gene encoding peptidoglycan-binding protein LysM → MGLLSFIKEAGEKLLGHADAQAAEDPNAANQTAADAIKNYISSQGLDTSNLTVAFDGASRTVTLSGSVADLDTKAKVKVAAGNVQGVAGVNDDDLQPDDPEVQYHDVKPGDTLSAIAKEVYGDANKYPVIFEANKPMLSSPDRIYPGQKLVIPPQS, encoded by the coding sequence ATGGGTCTTCTTTCGTTTATCAAGGAGGCGGGTGAAAAACTGCTGGGTCACGCCGATGCACAGGCAGCGGAAGATCCGAATGCCGCGAACCAGACTGCGGCCGATGCAATCAAGAATTACATCAGCTCGCAAGGTCTCGACACGTCGAACCTGACCGTCGCGTTCGACGGCGCATCGCGCACCGTCACGCTGTCGGGCAGCGTCGCCGATCTCGACACGAAGGCGAAGGTCAAGGTCGCGGCCGGCAACGTGCAGGGTGTCGCGGGCGTCAACGACGACGATCTGCAGCCGGACGATCCGGAAGTGCAGTACCACGACGTGAAGCCGGGCGACACGCTGTCGGCGATCGCCAAGGAAGTGTACGGCGATGCGAACAAGTATCCGGTGATCTTCGAAGCGAACAAGCCGATGCTGTCGAGCCCGGACCGGATCTACCCGGGCCAGAAGCTCGTGATTCCGCCGCAGTCCTGA